From the Strix uralensis isolate ZFMK-TIS-50842 chromosome 33, bStrUra1, whole genome shotgun sequence genome, one window contains:
- the LOC141936635 gene encoding E3 ubiquitin-protein ligase Topors-like has translation MASADKEFSEDGNFSPKDGTSKLPADASPGSRCPICLDRFDNVAYLNRCLHRFCFSCIQEWSKNKAECPLCKRPFVSIFHTIRADDAFEEYILSPSENSSALAGERHTGSSPSPRTMSPDNGVLFEGLSDQPMRERVEEIQLMLRTLAWMRQASAEGTTLPRIPEEDMISFRRALYRSAVRIHSIQDGGRYRVISAEFFRHNPACLHRLAPWLHRELTVLLGARGPLANAVQRIIMSNVTRYDLDSQAFADELKPLLLNWTEHFLHEFIAFARCPFNLEAYDLHTNYDCPAPSYNEENHSDLPIITPPDMVYSQGPDNWWSVTGLGQAPWDDETPGPSYSISEEARATTASPLETSESSDEGSAAQSRRTKLLTQLQADADLNDSDSSSDNCVIVGCVKPLAERTPEVVELSSDTEESTEEEQREGVKKQQPIQCRSWSDNEPSRRLSPRSPTSKEDVGSCRSCLSPAVEKTESKDEKNKCAVDDLSPRDLSWSPSLGSATVCSPWNHRLSGKGKSRSPQSCSRDSRSHGHRSRREHRSRSQLKRRQSRSRDRSKHRSKRSRRRSRAHDTRESLKSQRGLLSRESAPSREGSRSRSRGKGHGKRRSRSRDRDRYYVRDSYQSSCQWGCALCSPKVFGDDSESSGRRRTQSNTPCSRQSDSPGHRMRSLLERRDPRSQRGLRERHCDCDGKCRSRSQSNNRSRTPSGGTERTKSERPGGKRKYKTGHLENASMGSTRLEREHEPKTSSKFSDCLKNEDSLSGNLASSETRCKKKKKRVRSPSVERVDEGKATVRHLKKKEKKHEKKHRKCHTSNSAHSAPVVITADGDSSEEPEESAPELMVLH, from the exons ATGGCTTCAGCAGATAAGGAGTTTTCAGAAGATGGCAATTTTTCACCAAAAGATGGCACCAGCAAGCTGCCAGCAGATGCATCTCCTGGCTCGAGATGCCCCATCTGCTTGGACAGATTTGACAATGTCGCCTATCTAAATCGCTGCTTGCACAGGTTCTGTTTCAGCTGTATCCAGGAGTGgtcaaaaaacaaagcagaatgcCCCCTCTGCAAGCGACCCTTTGTCTCAATTTTCCACACAATTCGCGCTGACGATGCCTTTGAAGAGTATATACTCAGCCCGtcagaaaacagctctgccttAGCGGGGGAACGCCACACTGGCAGTTCACCTTCCCCAAGGACAATGTCACCAGATAACGGGGTACTGTTTGAAGGGCTGTCTGACCAACCCATGCGGGAGAGGGTCGAAGAGATCCAGCTTATGCTAAGGACTCTGGCCTGGATGAGGCAGGCGAGCGCAGAGGGCACCACTCTGCCGCGGATTCCGGAGGAGGACATGATCAGCTTCCGCAGAGCTCTGTACCGCAGCGCTGTGCGGATTCATAGCATTCAGGATGGTGGCCGCTATCGAGTCATTTCAGCAGAGTTTTTCCGCCACAACCCTGCTTGCCTTCACAGGTTGGCTCCTTGGTTGCACCGAGAACTTACAGTCCTGCTCGGTGCCCGAGGACCGTTGGCTAACGCTGTGCAGCGCATTATCATGAGTAACGTGACCAGGTATGATCTGGACAGTCAGGCCTTTGCTGACGAGCTAAAGCCGTTGTTGCTGAATTGGACTGAACACTTCTTACATGAATTCATCGCTTTTGCCCGGTGTCCTTTTAACTTAGAAGCATACGATCTACACACCAATTATGACTGTCCTGCACCATCATACAATGAAGAAAACCACTCAGACTTACCAATTATTACACCTCCAGATATGGTGTATTCTCAAGGGCCAGATAACTGGTGGTCTGTGACTGGTCTTGGTCAGGCCCCCTGGGATGATGAAACTCCGGGGCCTTCCTATTCCATTTCAGAAGAGGCTCGTgcaaccacagcttctcctcTGGAGACGTCAGAAAGTTCTGATGAGGGCTCTGCTGCACAGAGTCGAAGAACCAAACTGCTGACTCAGTTACAGGCTGATGCTGACTTGAACGACAGTGACTCTTCCTCGGACAATTGTGTTATTGTTGGGTGTGTTAAGCCATTAGCTGAGAGGACACCAGAAGTGGTTGAGCTGTCCTCGGACACGGAGGAGTCCAcagaggaagagcaaagggaaggTGTGAAGAAACAGCAGCCAATCCAGTGTCGCAGCTGGAGTGACAATGAACCCAGCAGGAGGTTATCACCACGTTCCCCCACCTCTAAGGAGGATGTAGGTAGTTGCAGAAGCTGCTTATCTCCTGCCGTTGAGAAGACAGAGTCAAAAGATGAGAAGAACAAATGTGCAGTAGATGATCTGTCTCCACGGGACTTGAGCTGGAGCCCCTCTCTGGGGAGCGCCACAGTATGCTCCCCTTGGAATCACAGACTGTCTGGAAAGGGAAAGTCCAGGAGCCCACAATCCTGTTCACGGGACAGTCGCAGTCATGGCCATCGGTCTAGGAGGGAGCATCGTAGCAGGAGCCAACTTAAAAGGAGACAGTCGAGAAGCAGAGATAGGAGCAAACATAGGAGCAAAAGAAGCAGGAGGCGATCAAGGGCTCATGACACCAGAGAGTCTCTAAAAAGCCAGAGAGGCTTGCTAAGTCGTGAGAGTGCTCCATCCAGAGAAGGGAGCAGGTCACGATCCCGTGGCAAAGGCCATGGCAAAAGGAGATCAAGAAGCAGAGACCGTGATCGTTACTATGTAAGAGACAGTTATCAGAGTAGCTGCCAGTGGGGCTGTGCTTTATGTAGTCCAAAGGTGTTCGGAGATGACAGTGAATCCTCGGGCAGGAGGAGGACTCAGTCTAACACCCCCTGTTCAAGGCAATCTGATAGCCCAGGACACAGGATGCGATCACTTCTCGAAAGGAGAGATCCGCGTAGCCAGAGGGGACTCCGTGAGAGACACTGTGACTGCGATGGAAAATGCAGGTCAAGGAGTCAGTCAAACAACAGGTCAAGGACCCCTTCTGGAGGGACTGAGAGAACGAAAAGTGAAAGGCCTGGTGGAAAAAGGAAGTACAAAACTGGCCACTTGGAGAATGCATCCATGGGGAGCACAAGACTAGAGCGAGAACATGAACCCAAAACTTCCTCCAAATTCAGTGACTGCCTCAAAAATGAAGATAGCCTTTCAGGCAATCTAGCAAGCAGCGAGACAAggtgtaagaaaaagaaaaaaagggtgagGAGTCCGAGTGTCGAGAGGGTCGATGAAGGAAAAGCAACTGTGAGGcatcttaaaaagaaagagaaaaagcatgaGAAGAAACACCGGAAATGTCACACGAGTAACTCAGCACATTCTGCTCCAGTCGTGATTACAGCTGATGGTGACAGCAGTGAGGAGCCAGAAG aaTCAGCACCCGAACTCATGGTTCTTCACTGA
- the LOC141936617 gene encoding TBC1 domain family member 22B-like — protein sequence MKSKKASSFHEFARNTSDAWDVGDDEDEDFSSSSSLQTLNSKVAKATAAQVLENHSKLRAKPERAQSALSDVPTNCKVIKSSSEAQLSRTAEEACVWTLLQKQQSLPLQPIIPLVTRISDQNASGAPPVMLREKTRLEKFRQLLSSHNRDLDEQRKCSWPGVPREVRSVTWRLLSVHS from the exons ATGAAAAGCAAGAAGGCCTCCAGCTTTCACGAGTTTGCCCGCAATACCAGTGATGCCTGGGACGTCGgtgatgatgaagatgaggacttctcttcctcctcttctttgcAAACTCTGAACTCTAAAGTGGCCAAGGCCACGGCAGCCCAAGTTCTGGAGAACCACAGCAAGCTGCGGGCGAAACCCGAGCGGGCCCAGTCCGCTCTCAGCGACGTGCCCACCAACTGCAAGGTCATCAAGTCCAGCAGCGaggcccagctctccaggacGGCTG AGGAGGCCTGTGTGTGGACCCTCCTTCAGAAGCAGCAGTCCCTTCCCCTTCAGCCCATCATTCCGCTCGTTACCCGAATCTCTGACCAAAACGCTTCAGGTGCTCCCCCCGTGATGCTGAGGGAGAAAACCCGCCTGGAGAAGTTTCGGCAGCTCCTTTCCAGCCACAACAGGGACCTGG ATGAACAGAGGAAATGCAGCTGGCCCGGTGTGCCCAGAGAGGTCCGGTCCGTGACGTGGCGTCTCCTCTCA GTGCACAGCTGA